The following proteins come from a genomic window of Thermoproteus sp.:
- the alaS gene encoding alanine--tRNA ligase encodes MLSAKIFERDRFHRKQCPACKSYFWTKREDQIYCGDQPCVPYGFIGNSPIRAPVESIKDLREKFLQFFERHGHTRIKRYPVVARWRDDVYLVGASIYDFQPWVTSGAVPPPANPLVISQPSIRLTDVDKVGRSGRHLTGFEMMAHHAFNYPDKHLYWISETTEYAYEFFTKELGIPPEEVTFKESLWEGGGNAGECFEVLVRGLEVATLVFMHYEVKEGKYVELPLKIVDTGYGLERIYWMAKGSPTIYDAVFGQFLSAARQKLGVPEPPRELLGKASVYFGQMDPEVIGLERAYDEVAKRIGVTPQEFREVMRPQEALYVLADHSRTVSWMIADGVVPSNSGAGYLARLLIRRVLRGLWLAGLEAPLVELFDLHLKYLKDDYPEVWEARDIILELIDLEEKKYREVLKSAPSLVKKALERAGGRLKVEDLIELYDSFGVPPEVARETARKLGADVEVPDDFYSKLAARHQARRGGEEEAKLPIELSKVVDLPRTRELFYEDPYRRSAKAKVLRVIDGKYVVLDATVFYPEGGGQPADRGVLRHSGGEAKVVDVQRLGNVIVHVIEGPAPREGEEVYGEIDWDRRISLMRMHTGTHVLIQSIRRVLGRHIWQAGAQKDIPFSRLDVTHYKLPTEKEIAEIERLANQVVMANLPVRALIMPRNEAEAKFGFIIYQGGVVPAREIRILRIGPEEEPYDVQACGGTHLSSTGEIGPIKIVRVERIADGVVRFVFTTGKYAVEYIQKMESDLAAVAKALGAGKEEAAAQLAKYLEKAADLERRYKKLLSSYAEAVAKSLQAESLPKADLAYLELEDEELAKSIAALATNRNPKLVLVVKSGKRLSLYSGKEVDIGPLVAELKKLGFRGGGSKTFGQGIYEGDAELLLKAVREFYS; translated from the coding sequence ATGCTTTCAGCTAAGATATTCGAGCGAGATCGTTTTCACAGGAAGCAATGTCCCGCCTGTAAGTCCTACTTCTGGACCAAAAGGGAGGACCAGATATACTGCGGCGACCAGCCCTGCGTCCCCTACGGCTTCATCGGCAACTCGCCCATACGTGCCCCCGTGGAGAGCATTAAGGACTTGAGGGAGAAGTTCCTCCAGTTCTTCGAGAGGCATGGCCACACACGCATAAAGAGATACCCCGTGGTGGCCAGATGGCGCGACGACGTCTACCTAGTAGGCGCGTCGATATACGACTTCCAGCCTTGGGTCACCAGCGGCGCGGTCCCGCCTCCGGCGAACCCCCTAGTGATCTCCCAGCCCTCCATAAGGCTCACCGACGTGGACAAAGTAGGCAGGAGCGGCCGGCATCTGACGGGCTTCGAGATGATGGCCCACCACGCCTTCAACTACCCCGACAAGCACCTCTACTGGATAAGCGAAACCACGGAGTACGCCTATGAGTTCTTCACTAAAGAGCTGGGAATCCCGCCGGAGGAGGTAACCTTTAAGGAGTCCCTCTGGGAGGGCGGAGGCAACGCCGGCGAGTGCTTCGAGGTGTTGGTCAGAGGGCTCGAAGTGGCGACGTTGGTGTTTATGCATTACGAGGTGAAGGAGGGCAAGTACGTGGAGTTGCCCCTCAAGATAGTGGACACGGGCTACGGCCTCGAGAGGATATATTGGATGGCCAAAGGCTCGCCCACTATCTACGACGCGGTTTTCGGCCAGTTCCTCTCGGCGGCTAGGCAGAAGTTGGGGGTGCCCGAGCCCCCGCGGGAGCTATTGGGCAAGGCATCGGTCTACTTCGGCCAGATGGACCCGGAGGTCATAGGCCTCGAGAGGGCCTACGACGAGGTGGCGAAGAGGATAGGCGTCACGCCGCAGGAGTTCAGAGAGGTCATGAGGCCCCAAGAGGCGCTCTACGTCCTGGCCGACCACAGCAGGACAGTCTCCTGGATGATCGCCGACGGCGTTGTGCCGTCCAACTCGGGCGCCGGCTATCTGGCCAGGTTGCTGATACGGAGGGTCTTGAGGGGCCTCTGGCTTGCCGGACTCGAGGCGCCGTTGGTGGAGCTCTTCGACCTCCACCTCAAATACCTAAAAGACGACTACCCCGAGGTCTGGGAGGCACGCGACATAATACTGGAGCTCATAGACTTGGAGGAGAAGAAATACAGGGAGGTCTTGAAGTCGGCTCCGTCTCTAGTCAAGAAGGCCCTTGAGAGGGCCGGGGGCAGGCTTAAGGTTGAAGACTTAATAGAGCTCTACGACAGCTTCGGCGTCCCGCCCGAAGTGGCTAGGGAAACCGCCAGGAAGCTCGGAGCCGACGTGGAGGTCCCCGACGACTTCTACTCAAAGCTGGCGGCGAGGCATCAAGCCAGGAGGGGCGGCGAGGAGGAGGCCAAGTTGCCCATAGAGCTGTCCAAGGTTGTAGACCTCCCCAGGACTAGAGAGCTCTTCTACGAGGACCCCTATAGGCGCTCGGCGAAGGCCAAGGTCTTGAGGGTCATAGACGGCAAATACGTGGTGCTAGATGCGACGGTGTTCTACCCCGAAGGGGGAGGGCAACCCGCCGACAGAGGCGTGTTGAGACACAGCGGCGGCGAGGCGAAAGTGGTGGACGTGCAGAGACTGGGCAACGTGATAGTCCACGTGATAGAGGGGCCGGCGCCCCGCGAGGGCGAGGAGGTCTACGGCGAGATAGATTGGGATAGGCGCATATCGCTCATGAGGATGCACACAGGGACTCACGTCTTGATACAGAGCATAAGGAGGGTCTTGGGGAGACATATATGGCAGGCGGGGGCCCAGAAGGACATACCCTTCAGCCGCCTCGATGTGACCCACTATAAGTTGCCCACGGAGAAGGAGATAGCCGAGATAGAGAGGCTGGCCAACCAGGTGGTCATGGCGAACCTCCCCGTGAGGGCCTTGATAATGCCGAGAAACGAGGCCGAAGCCAAATTCGGTTTCATAATATATCAAGGCGGAGTCGTCCCCGCCAGGGAAATTAGGATATTGAGGATAGGGCCCGAGGAGGAGCCCTACGACGTACAGGCCTGCGGCGGGACCCACCTTTCGAGCACCGGCGAGATAGGACCCATAAAGATCGTAAGGGTGGAGCGCATCGCCGACGGCGTCGTTAGGTTCGTCTTCACCACGGGCAAATACGCCGTGGAGTACATACAGAAGATGGAGTCCGACCTGGCGGCTGTGGCCAAGGCGCTGGGGGCCGGCAAGGAGGAGGCAGCAGCGCAACTGGCCAAGTACCTAGAGAAGGCCGCAGATCTGGAGAGGCGGTACAAAAAGCTGTTGTCCTCCTACGCCGAGGCCGTGGCGAAGTCCCTACAGGCTGAGAGCTTGCCGAAGGCCGACCTGGCCTATTTGGAGCTCGAAGACGAGGAGCTTGCCAAATCCATCGCGGCGCTGGCGACCAACAGGAACCCCAAGCTCGTGCTGGTCGTTAAGTCCGGCAAGAGGCTGTCGCTGTATAGCGGCAAGGAGGTGGACATAGGGCCGCTTGTGGCCGAGCTCAAAAAACTGGGCTTTAGAGGCGGGGGCTCTAAGACTTTCGGCCAGGGCATATATGAGGGCGACGCGGAGCTACTTTTAAAAGCGGTCCGGGAGTTCTATAGCTGA
- a CDS encoding Fis family transcriptional regulator — MRLLDALYAKIAGRPLALTDANDVDGIASAALFLRRHPDGVVVLAYPTDVQRGRWVKWLRWDFVADLPCPGKAELRADHHETNRPCAHREYYDPDAPASAVLALKALGLSGDPVAEEIAEAARQTDTADIRDEAVRALDLAVRYAKYDEKLLIAKRLAERGLKALEDPAVAALVERGKQLAALVDKLAGLIPAAERLAVYSPVKLPISYRSLAIALQKKGAVYVNIFVRLDRRTYRLYCGADRNSQYDCTKLATALGGGGHKYAAGAVVKGPLLKPQEPLYRFLELVSPEVLYVLGDCPKINTKCVSIKYDEKGVQ, encoded by the coding sequence GTGAGGCTTCTTGACGCGCTTTACGCCAAAATCGCTGGGAGGCCCTTAGCCCTCACCGACGCGAACGATGTAGACGGCATAGCGTCGGCGGCCTTGTTCTTAAGGCGGCATCCAGACGGCGTTGTGGTCCTAGCCTACCCGACCGATGTACAGAGGGGTAGGTGGGTGAAGTGGCTCCGGTGGGACTTTGTGGCGGACCTCCCCTGTCCCGGCAAGGCCGAGCTGAGGGCTGACCACCACGAGACCAATAGGCCTTGCGCCCACCGGGAGTACTACGACCCCGACGCCCCGGCCTCGGCCGTATTGGCCCTCAAGGCGTTGGGCCTCTCGGGCGACCCAGTGGCCGAAGAAATAGCCGAGGCGGCCAGACAGACCGATACGGCCGACATTAGGGACGAGGCGGTCAGGGCGTTGGACCTAGCCGTGAGGTATGCAAAGTACGACGAGAAGTTGCTTATCGCCAAGAGGTTGGCCGAGAGGGGCCTCAAGGCCCTGGAGGACCCCGCGGTGGCGGCGCTAGTGGAGAGGGGGAAGCAATTGGCGGCCTTAGTGGACAAGCTGGCGGGACTGATACCGGCCGCCGAGAGGCTCGCGGTGTACAGCCCCGTCAAGCTCCCCATATCCTATAGGTCTTTGGCCATAGCGCTCCAAAAGAAGGGGGCCGTCTACGTGAATATATTCGTGAGACTCGACAGGAGAACCTACAGGCTCTACTGCGGCGCCGATAGGAACAGCCAATACGACTGCACTAAACTTGCGACCGCCTTAGGCGGCGGGGGGCATAAATACGCCGCGGGGGCCGTTGTCAAGGGGCCCCTCCTAAAGCCCCAAGAGCCGCTATATAGGTTTTTGGAGTTGGTGTCGCCAGAGGTGCTATACGTCTTGGGCGACTGCCCAAAGATAAATACGAAATGCGTATCGATTAAATATGATGAGAAGGGGGTTCAGTAG
- a CDS encoding STT3 domain-containing protein → MAVKRDWLWTGVVASALLASFAMALYFRMYRVYYWGWWIDEFDPYVRYYLAQYTLQHGISWWFKGAYFSDFWYPWGVDWARVLIPGVSLYGLSVYFLLRPFGFDLWHAVIVAPALYNALAVFTMYYFVSRFSDKKAAVLAAMLSAFAPTFLQRGFGGWFDDEALTLFLAPLGLGLLVEALKKRPVLYGVLGTATIGFIAWTWGAQFYIWNLVGLSAMVLMAYAVLRTAQGMSPGFSTRNLAISYTIFYFLFAAFESAVLRYGPHTLLTIYNFIPTLALLIVDGFYFLEVRVGLARSYRFLRRFAWAIAAVVVVVAAAIPILAYFHVISGKFLATILPFGRSAIVQSVAEHTYSTFQLELGSYGPVIPFIIASLPYLTGPYALPLLAYLVTGSYTAVTEVRLLILVAPAAVAAAAVGMAQLFKIRRFGWAVALLAVASIAAFVSLGWATATSPQQIVVSATAGPSVPSSDWLDALMWMATRLPQNASVAEWWDYGYWVSILGHRPSLADNSTINSTQIGTIGLAFMSPVQIGAQILTQDLKTNYVAAFMPWTALCAYSGYNQFGLWNNQVVQLGNSTWFTLPFCTLVPEIPSGGDFLKSYWMAQIANQIYGSGVTQFGLPASYAQYLANPFGYFFTGATQTGPYFVVGNQYLIVPLNLTTLLYTMLFNMERVYWMGALPYTPTWIFAGVPAANLLTGNTTYLPWDVYYTYAKISPQNQVILGSLCTVSSTGFCYPIAGLNATDLLTVSPPPYLKLIYVSKPYGWVVIYQIN, encoded by the coding sequence ATGGCCGTCAAGAGGGACTGGCTGTGGACTGGCGTAGTGGCGAGCGCGTTGTTGGCGTCTTTCGCCATGGCTCTATACTTCAGGATGTATAGGGTCTACTACTGGGGCTGGTGGATAGACGAGTTCGACCCCTACGTGCGCTACTATCTGGCCCAATACACTCTCCAACATGGCATCTCTTGGTGGTTCAAGGGGGCCTATTTCTCCGACTTCTGGTACCCCTGGGGCGTCGACTGGGCTAGAGTCCTGATACCGGGCGTCTCTCTCTACGGCCTCTCGGTGTACTTCCTCCTGAGGCCCTTCGGCTTCGACCTATGGCACGCCGTCATCGTCGCGCCGGCCCTATACAACGCCTTGGCCGTATTCACCATGTACTACTTCGTCTCCCGGTTCTCGGACAAGAAGGCCGCTGTGCTGGCCGCTATGCTCTCCGCCTTTGCCCCCACCTTCCTCCAGAGGGGATTCGGCGGGTGGTTCGACGACGAGGCTCTAACCCTCTTCTTGGCCCCTCTGGGGCTCGGTCTCCTCGTGGAGGCCCTCAAGAAGAGGCCGGTTCTCTACGGCGTCTTGGGCACCGCGACTATAGGCTTTATAGCTTGGACTTGGGGAGCCCAGTTCTACATATGGAACTTGGTGGGGCTCTCCGCCATGGTCCTCATGGCCTACGCCGTCTTAAGGACCGCTCAGGGCATGTCGCCCGGCTTCTCCACGAGGAACTTAGCCATCTCCTACACTATCTTCTACTTCCTATTCGCCGCCTTCGAGTCGGCGGTGCTCAGATACGGCCCACATACCCTACTCACGATCTACAACTTCATACCCACCCTGGCGCTACTAATAGTGGACGGCTTCTACTTCCTGGAGGTCAGAGTCGGCCTTGCGAGGTCCTATAGGTTCCTCAGGAGGTTTGCCTGGGCCATTGCGGCGGTTGTCGTCGTCGTGGCTGCCGCCATACCGATACTGGCATATTTCCACGTTATCTCGGGCAAGTTCCTGGCGACAATACTCCCCTTCGGCAGGTCCGCAATTGTGCAGAGCGTAGCCGAACACACGTACTCAACGTTCCAATTGGAGCTCGGCTCCTACGGCCCCGTGATACCTTTCATAATAGCTTCTCTGCCCTATCTGACGGGGCCCTACGCCCTGCCGCTATTGGCGTACTTGGTGACTGGTAGCTATACGGCGGTTACCGAGGTCCGCCTCTTGATATTAGTCGCGCCAGCCGCCGTGGCGGCCGCCGCAGTCGGCATGGCGCAGTTGTTTAAGATCAGAAGGTTCGGCTGGGCGGTCGCCCTCCTGGCCGTGGCGTCCATAGCGGCGTTTGTCTCCCTGGGGTGGGCCACCGCCACCTCGCCTCAACAGATCGTGGTCTCCGCGACCGCCGGGCCGTCGGTGCCCAGCTCTGACTGGCTCGACGCGTTGATGTGGATGGCCACTAGGCTTCCGCAGAACGCATCGGTGGCCGAGTGGTGGGACTACGGCTATTGGGTCTCGATATTGGGCCACAGGCCGAGCCTCGCCGACAACTCCACTATAAACTCCACGCAGATAGGCACCATAGGCCTCGCCTTCATGTCGCCGGTGCAGATAGGAGCCCAGATATTGACTCAAGACCTCAAGACGAACTACGTGGCGGCCTTCATGCCTTGGACAGCCCTATGTGCGTATTCCGGCTACAACCAATTCGGCCTTTGGAACAATCAAGTCGTCCAGCTCGGCAACTCCACGTGGTTCACATTGCCCTTCTGCACGTTGGTGCCCGAGATACCTTCGGGCGGCGACTTCCTTAAGTCCTACTGGATGGCCCAAATAGCCAATCAGATATACGGCTCCGGCGTCACGCAGTTCGGCCTCCCGGCCAGCTACGCCCAATACCTCGCGAATCCCTTCGGCTACTTCTTCACCGGCGCGACGCAGACAGGCCCCTACTTCGTGGTGGGCAACCAGTACCTAATAGTGCCGTTAAACCTCACCACGTTACTCTACACCATGCTCTTCAACATGGAGAGGGTATACTGGATGGGCGCCCTGCCCTATACCCCCACCTGGATATTCGCCGGCGTGCCCGCCGCGAACCTATTGACGGGCAACACGACCTACCTACCCTGGGACGTCTATTACACCTACGCCAAGATATCGCCCCAGAACCAAGTGATACTAGGCTCCCTCTGTACCGTCTCCTCGACGGGCTTCTGCTACCCCATAGCGGGCCTAAACGCGACAGACCTCCTGACTGTCTCGCCGCCGCCCTACTTGAAGCTCATTTACGTCTCTAAGCCCTACGGCTGGGTCGTTATCTATCAGATAAACTAA
- a CDS encoding translation initiation factor IF-2 subunit alpha — MRLARKDLPDVGEFVIGTVKKIADHGAYIYLDEYDVEAFAPTQEIVQSWFHGIREYIKEGQKAVFRVTSVNPKMRVVEVSLRRVRDQDKEKKLLQWRRELRAYKLLELAASKAGLPQQEALRLLWAFEDAFGDPLKAFEEVVKTGPEVLKPLKLPQRLEEAVIEIARQHVELPEVKISGIIKAVSIDSDGVDKIREVLKAVEDIIKKKYPNINIKLYVVGPPRYRIDLSGKLPRQLESAFNDAAQALQEAAKKHRVIATIQRIEQ, encoded by the coding sequence ATGAGGCTCGCACGTAAGGATCTTCCCGACGTGGGCGAGTTCGTAATAGGGACTGTCAAAAAGATTGCAGACCACGGGGCCTATATATATCTCGACGAGTACGACGTAGAGGCCTTCGCGCCGACTCAAGAGATAGTCCAGTCTTGGTTCCACGGGATTAGGGAGTACATAAAGGAGGGGCAGAAAGCCGTGTTTAGAGTCACCTCCGTCAACCCCAAGATGAGGGTCGTCGAGGTGTCTTTGAGGAGGGTGAGAGACCAGGACAAGGAGAAGAAATTACTCCAATGGCGCCGCGAGCTAAGGGCCTACAAGCTCTTGGAGCTCGCCGCCTCCAAGGCCGGCCTGCCGCAACAAGAGGCGTTGAGGCTGCTCTGGGCCTTCGAGGACGCATTTGGGGATCCCCTGAAGGCCTTCGAGGAGGTCGTCAAGACGGGGCCCGAGGTCTTAAAGCCGTTGAAGTTGCCTCAACGTCTCGAGGAGGCCGTGATAGAGATAGCGAGACAACACGTGGAGCTCCCCGAAGTGAAGATATCGGGGATAATAAAGGCGGTCAGTATAGACAGCGACGGCGTCGACAAGATACGGGAGGTCCTGAAGGCGGTGGAGGACATCATCAAGAAGAAATACCCCAATATAAACATCAAGCTCTATGTGGTGGGGCCGCCCCGCTATAGGATAGATCTATCCGGCAAGTTGCCGAGACAGTTGGAGTCGGCCTTCAACGATGCGGCCCAGGCGCTTCAAGAAGCCGCGAAGAAGCATCGCGTCATCGCCACAATACAGCGTATAGAACAATGA
- a CDS encoding RNA-protein complex protein Nop10, giving the protein MKSLLRRCARCGAYTLKKDVCPKCGGPLEVPHPAKYSPEDRYQLYRVKMKVMAGRLPVKEETRAKILGA; this is encoded by the coding sequence ATGAAGTCGCTCTTGAGGCGTTGCGCCCGTTGCGGGGCCTATACCCTCAAGAAGGACGTATGTCCCAAATGCGGTGGCCCCCTGGAGGTGCCTCATCCGGCCAAATACAGCCCCGAAGATAGGTATCAGCTGTATAGGGTTAAGATGAAAGTCATGGCGGGCAGGTTGCCGGTAAAGGAGGAAACTAGAGCAAAAATTCTAGGGGCTTGA
- a CDS encoding type II toxin-antitoxin system VapC family toxin, giving the protein MDVPIGYLDSSALVKRYVKERGSDVVASLFRKAYDGDAAIAFSIYNIGEVLTAFDKAARRQGREELYYRLKRLFLGEVRRMIRLKICRLVPANTSVLKASWSYIEKHHIYAADALQIASAKYVGSSVFYTGDEALCEAARGEGLKCVLL; this is encoded by the coding sequence ATGGACGTGCCAATAGGCTACTTGGACAGTAGCGCGCTTGTGAAGCGTTATGTAAAGGAGAGGGGATCCGACGTCGTCGCGAGCCTTTTTAGGAAGGCCTACGACGGAGATGCGGCTATAGCCTTCAGCATCTACAACATAGGCGAGGTGCTGACTGCCTTCGACAAGGCGGCGAGGAGGCAAGGGAGAGAAGAGCTCTATTACCGCCTCAAGAGGCTATTCCTCGGCGAGGTGAGGCGGATGATCAGACTTAAGATATGCCGCCTAGTGCCCGCCAATACGAGCGTCTTGAAGGCATCGTGGAGCTATATCGAGAAGCACCACATATACGCCGCAGATGCGTTGCAAATAGCGTCGGCGAAATATGTGGGGAGCTCCGTCTTTTATACAGGCGACGAGGCGCTCTGCGAGGCGGCGAGGGGGGAGGGTTTGAAGTGCGTCCTCTTGTAG
- a CDS encoding DNA-binding protein encodes MGRKVKTSIYIDEELWRILKESAASMGIETSELLERLIVEGLDVGLLRALEEVENIQEVPLDIEPLDLGVDVSPIIRELRDGRANRLLGQ; translated from the coding sequence GTGGGTAGAAAGGTCAAGACGAGTATATATATAGATGAGGAGTTGTGGCGTATACTCAAGGAGAGCGCCGCCTCGATGGGAATAGAGACCTCTGAGCTGTTGGAGAGACTGATAGTAGAGGGACTCGACGTGGGCCTGCTGAGGGCCCTTGAGGAGGTCGAAAACATACAGGAGGTCCCTCTCGACATAGAGCCTCTAGATCTGGGCGTGGATGTCTCTCCCATCATTAGGGAGTTGAGAGATGGACGTGCCAATAGGCTACTTGGACAGTAG
- the nagA gene encoding N-acetylglucosamine-6-phosphate deacetylase has protein sequence MRFRFDVLYTPFEILYDVVVDAVGGRVVDITNGGSYDVDFRGYIATPGLVDTHTHGCCGIDFTSSPHMLGELAKAYLRHGVTSFLPTTVSAERPVLERALEAVKSHVGRGARVLGLHMEGPFINPTRKGAQPLARAVDLEEATRYAASGVLKVMTLAPEVEGGLELVKLLARSGVVSGVGHTDADYFTTKRAVAYGASRAAHIFNAMREFRHRDPGPAFALLESQHVYVEFIADLVHLSPEVVRLVLSMAGPRRAVAVTDSIAAAGLGDGVYSLGGMEVVVSGGRAILSDGTLAGSTATLDQILRNLISIGVDLKTALAAMTQTAADSIGARGIGCLRPGCMADIAVFDRGFRPVASIVGGETLWSVT, from the coding sequence ATGCGCTTTAGGTTCGACGTGTTGTATACCCCATTCGAGATCCTATACGACGTAGTGGTCGACGCCGTGGGAGGGCGCGTCGTCGACATAACAAACGGCGGTAGCTACGACGTGGACTTTAGAGGATACATAGCGACGCCCGGGCTTGTGGACACCCACACCCACGGCTGTTGTGGAATCGACTTCACGAGCTCTCCCCATATGCTCGGCGAGCTGGCCAAGGCCTATTTGAGGCACGGCGTAACTTCCTTCCTCCCCACTACCGTCTCGGCCGAGAGGCCGGTCTTGGAGAGGGCGCTCGAGGCCGTCAAGTCCCATGTGGGGAGAGGGGCGAGGGTCTTGGGGTTACATATGGAGGGGCCCTTCATAAATCCAACGAGGAAGGGGGCCCAGCCCCTTGCGCGGGCCGTAGACCTAGAGGAGGCTACCCGCTACGCCGCCTCTGGCGTCTTGAAGGTGATGACCCTAGCGCCGGAGGTGGAGGGCGGGCTGGAGCTGGTCAAGCTCCTGGCCAGGTCGGGCGTAGTGTCGGGCGTGGGCCACACCGACGCCGACTATTTCACGACGAAGAGGGCGGTGGCCTACGGGGCGTCTAGGGCGGCCCATATATTTAACGCCATGAGGGAGTTCAGACATAGAGACCCCGGGCCCGCCTTTGCCCTCCTGGAGTCCCAACACGTATATGTTGAGTTCATAGCGGACTTGGTCCATCTCTCGCCCGAGGTGGTGAGGCTGGTCCTATCCATGGCGGGGCCCAGGAGGGCAGTGGCAGTCACAGACTCGATAGCCGCCGCAGGCCTCGGCGACGGCGTTTATTCTCTAGGAGGCATGGAGGTTGTCGTAAGCGGGGGGAGGGCCATCTTGAGCGACGGGACGCTCGCCGGGAGCACCGCCACGTTGGACCAGATATTGAGAAATTTAATTTCGATTGGCGTAGACTTGAAAACAGCGCTGGCGGCCATGACGCAGACCGCCGCCGATTCCATAGGGGCTAGAGGCATAGGATGTTTGAGGCCCGGCTGTATGGCTGACATCGCGGTTTTCGATAGGGGGTTTAGACCCGTCGCATCTATAGTCGGCGGGGAGACCCTCTGGAGTGTAACATGA